One segment of Xiphias gladius isolate SHS-SW01 ecotype Sanya breed wild chromosome 1, ASM1685928v1, whole genome shotgun sequence DNA contains the following:
- the LOC120801741 gene encoding growth arrest-specific protein 1, with protein sequence MKCWCSALALLPWVLVAIDAQLICWQALLRCHDEPECDLAYSQYLAACEGNIRGTRRQCPSHCINALIRLNHTRSGPDLETCDCAQDLECLSAKRAIEPCLPRRYPSDAGGIGCMEARQRCEEDSNCHTSLTAYLSYCGQLFNGRKCSSKCKATIQQMLFIPNGMLLNRCVCDGVERPFCEVVKENMSKLCSIGDHNVISDQPDVDDMYEDEDYDPKNDREEVYTEHSSASQRLSSCTTLLFLPLARILY encoded by the coding sequence ATGAAATGCTGGTGCAGCGCCCTGGCACTTCTCCCATGGGTGCTGGTGGCCATAGATGCCCAGCTAATCTGCTGGCAGGCGCTCCTTCGGTGCCACGACGAACCCGAATGTGACCTTGCTTACAGTCAGTACTTAGCGGCTTGTGAAGGGAACATCAGAGGGACGAGGAGGCAGTGTCCGAGCCACTGCATCAACGCGCTGATAAGGCTGAATCACACCCGCAGCGGGCCCGACCTGGAGACCTGCGACTGCGCCCAGGACCTGGAGTGCCTCAGCGCCAAACGAGCCATAGAGCCGTGCCTCCCCCGCAGATACCCGAGCGATGCCGGGGGGATAGGGTGCATGGAGGCCCGGCAGCGCTGCGAGGAGGACAGCAACTGCCACACCTCCCTCACGGCCTATTTGTCATACTGCGGGCAGCTGTTCAACGGCAGGAAGTGCTCGTCCAAATGTAAAGCCACCATTCAGCAGATGCTGTTCATCCCAAATGGCATGCTGCTGAACCGCTGCGTCTGCGATGGGGTGGAGAGGCCGTTCTGCGAGGTGGTCAAGGAGAACATGAGCAAACTCTGCTCCATAGGAGACCACAACGTTATCTCGGACCAGCCTGATGTGGACGACATGTATGAGGATGAGGACTATGACcctaaaaatgacagagaggagGTGTATACTGAACACTCCTCTGCTTCCCAGAGGTTATCCAGCTGTACGACGCTCCTGTTTCTTCCTCTAGCGCGGATATTATACTGA